A single window of Collinsella aerofaciens DNA harbors:
- a CDS encoding type II toxin-antitoxin system RelB/DinJ family antitoxin, translating to MPSNIPATTIRIEPEVKKEATVILDELGLSMSTAVNAFLKALVREGGMPFEMKVKTPASDGKTVR from the coding sequence ATGCCGTCGAACATACCGGCCACGACGATTCGCATCGAACCAGAGGTCAAAAAAGAGGCCACCGTCATCCTTGACGAGCTTGGCTTGTCCATGTCCACCGCCGTCAATGCATTCCTCAAGGCGCTCGTCCGCGAGGGCGGGATGCCGTTCGAGATGAAGGTCAAGACACCGGCATCTGACGGAAAAACGGTGAGATAG
- a CDS encoding IS1595 family transposase, producing MNAEDLVIILKKNMAKLSKSERRRAIESVRDIIRAAMFDDAAGDGYDVERCPRCGSVAIVKKGKSRNGEQRYLCRDCGRTFSASTNRILGTSKLPRETWMAYAECFVLMLPLRECADRCGVCLKTAYTMRHRLIECLKEYSPEFHVGQGQACELDETYFPESFKGNHSKGSFTLPRKARHRGKQVRRRGLSREQICVMTGISDTNATFFEVSGRGVVSRKRAAVALRDRIGAGAVVATDKATAYVDVLHDLKVASHESYDSKDRSEGTINRINTVHSLLDSFMVRFKGVSTKHLGAYLDWFRWCRTFMAADSRTAESTVARQLANGTCATRIRDMFNVLPPYMDYWVASAA from the coding sequence ATGAACGCCGAGGATCTGGTCATCATCCTCAAGAAGAACATGGCAAAGCTCAGCAAGTCCGAGCGCCGCCGCGCAATCGAGTCGGTGCGCGACATCATCCGCGCCGCCATGTTCGACGATGCGGCGGGAGACGGCTACGATGTAGAGCGCTGCCCCCGTTGCGGCTCGGTCGCTATCGTCAAGAAGGGCAAGTCCAGGAACGGCGAGCAACGCTATCTCTGCCGCGACTGCGGCAGGACGTTCTCCGCCTCCACCAATCGGATCCTCGGCACGAGCAAGCTGCCACGCGAGACCTGGATGGCCTATGCCGAGTGCTTCGTCCTCATGCTTCCGCTCCGCGAGTGCGCCGACCGATGCGGTGTCTGCCTCAAGACCGCATACACCATGCGCCACAGACTCATCGAGTGCCTGAAGGAATATTCTCCCGAGTTCCACGTCGGGCAGGGGCAGGCCTGCGAGCTCGACGAGACGTACTTCCCCGAGTCCTTCAAGGGCAACCATTCCAAGGGTTCCTTCACCCTGCCGAGGAAGGCTCGCCACCGCGGCAAGCAGGTCCGCAGGCGCGGCCTCTCCCGCGAGCAGATCTGCGTCATGACGGGCATCAGCGACACGAACGCCACCTTCTTCGAGGTCTCGGGGCGCGGCGTAGTCTCGCGCAAGCGCGCGGCGGTGGCCCTTCGCGACCGTATCGGCGCGGGCGCGGTCGTCGCCACGGACAAGGCGACCGCATATGTCGACGTGCTGCACGACCTGAAGGTCGCCTCTCATGAGTCCTACGACTCCAAGGACCGCTCGGAGGGCACCATCAACCGAATCAACACCGTCCACTCGCTCCTCGATTCGTTCATGGTGCGCTTCAAGGGCGTGTCCACCAAGCACCTCGGCGCCTACCTCGATTGGTTCCGCTGGTGCCGCACCTTCATGGCGGCCGACTCCCGTACCGCGGAGTCCACGGTCGCCCGCCAGCTAGCCAACGGCACCTGCGCGACCCGTATCCGCGACATGTTCAACGTCCTGCCGCCCTATATGGACTACTGGGTCGCATCCGCCGCATAG
- a CDS encoding protein kinase: protein MDTQSPTYSDDELTAALAEHLASLDRDDSYRVERVLKRSSVEATELVYFEGTGGGSLGPFVRKRIDASAQIGGAYERLFAAQRAGRRFEHLPRIVDCRRVGDELNVVMEYIEGETLGALVDRLGATPDYARELYPALCDAVGELHAGFAIAGETSAPVIHRDLKPSNIIVTGANYTPDDGLTFSSLVIIDLGIARVWRDGADADTVKFGTRPYAPPEQYGFGQTSVRSDVYALGALLFFCLTGVDPKPGLDLREQCEARGIPAPLADAVCMSMALDPAKRFASAEALGRATRAAYDLSRPVRPLAPVAVRTPASETVLTPQGLQNPAGLPRPAASAACGLLSRVPESLGRIWNTLVCFSLLVFFAGSHFAVFHPTGATQSYPTWLLIIEYFFFVDGLMVLMHFALLDKRRLRRRFALLDSYRGKKLAKLWLKALGVLLLCMIVIVAVANATGVVDTSAT from the coding sequence ATGGATACTCAGAGCCCAACATATTCCGATGACGAGCTGACCGCAGCGCTTGCCGAGCACCTGGCGTCGCTCGATCGCGACGACAGCTATCGCGTGGAGCGTGTACTTAAGCGCTCGTCCGTTGAAGCAACCGAGCTCGTGTACTTTGAAGGAACCGGCGGTGGTTCGCTCGGCCCCTTTGTCCGTAAACGCATCGATGCTTCGGCTCAAATCGGCGGGGCATACGAGCGTCTGTTTGCCGCTCAGCGGGCAGGCAGGCGTTTTGAGCACCTGCCCAGAATCGTCGATTGTCGTCGTGTGGGCGACGAGCTCAACGTGGTTATGGAATACATCGAAGGGGAGACGCTCGGGGCGCTGGTGGACCGTCTGGGAGCCACCCCCGATTATGCGCGTGAATTGTATCCTGCCCTATGCGATGCCGTGGGCGAGCTCCACGCCGGTTTTGCAATAGCGGGGGAGACGTCGGCGCCGGTGATCCATCGTGACCTCAAGCCGTCGAATATCATCGTGACAGGTGCCAACTATACGCCTGATGACGGCCTGACATTTTCATCGCTGGTGATTATCGACTTGGGGATCGCTCGCGTATGGCGCGACGGCGCCGATGCCGACACCGTCAAGTTTGGGACACGGCCCTATGCGCCGCCCGAGCAGTATGGGTTTGGGCAGACGAGCGTGCGAAGCGACGTCTACGCACTTGGCGCCCTGTTGTTCTTCTGCTTGACGGGAGTCGACCCTAAGCCAGGGCTCGACCTGCGCGAGCAATGCGAGGCGCGTGGCATTCCCGCTCCACTTGCCGATGCCGTCTGCATGTCGATGGCGCTCGACCCGGCCAAGCGTTTTGCGAGTGCGGAAGCATTGGGACGGGCGACGCGCGCGGCATACGATCTAAGTCGCCCCGTGCGGCCTCTTGCGCCTGTGGCTGTCCGTACTCCGGCCTCGGAGACGGTGTTGACGCCCCAAGGGCTCCAGAACCCCGCGGGGCTTCCTAGGCCTGCCGCCTCCGCTGCATGCGGTCTGCTCTCTCGCGTTCCGGAGTCTTTGGGGCGCATTTGGAATACGCTCGTCTGCTTCTCGCTGCTCGTGTTCTTTGCCGGTAGTCACTTTGCCGTCTTTCATCCCACCGGAGCAACCCAAAGCTACCCGACGTGGCTTCTCATAATCGAGTATTTTTTCTTTGTCGATGGCCTTATGGTGCTTATGCATTTTGCGCTGCTCGATAAGCGCCGTCTTCGTCGGCGATTCGCATTGCTCGACAGCTATCGCGGCAAGAAGCTCGCGAAACTCTGGCTCAAGGCATTGGGTGTGCTGCTCCTATGCATGATCGTCATAGTCGCGGTTGCCAATGCGACCGGCGTCGTCGATACCTCCGCTACCTAA